A stretch of the Panicum virgatum strain AP13 chromosome 9N, P.virgatum_v5, whole genome shotgun sequence genome encodes the following:
- the LOC120689664 gene encoding putative glycine-rich cell wall structural protein 1 yields the protein MARTKFVALSFIVLLSIGLSNAARVSRYVSAGGGGGGGGGGGSGDGSGSGYGSGSGYGQASGSSGGVYASGGGGGEGGGGGQNGGSGYGSGSGFGYGEASGYGSNGGAYAQGGGQGGGGGGGQNGGSGSGSGSGSGYGQAGGYGPYGGGYAQGSGQGGGGGGGQNGGSGSGSGSGSGYGQAGGYGPYGGGYAQAGGQGGGGGGGQYGGSGQGSGSGSGYGQAGGYGPYGGGYAQAGGQGGGGGGGQSGPGGSGYGNGSGSGSGSAGSGTGHP from the coding sequence ATGGCTAGAACCAAGTTCGTGGCACTTAGCTTCATTGTCCTCCTCAGCATTGGACTATCCAATGCTGCAAGGGTTTCTCGATATGTGAGTGCTGGgggtggaggtggcggaggaggaggtggtgggtcTGGGGATGGTTCAGGATCGGGTTATGGTTCAGGCTCCGGGTATGGCCAGGCAAGTGGGTCTTCCGGTGGAGTATATGCTAGTGGAGGCGGTGGGGGTGAAggtggtggaggcggccaaAATGGAGGATCTGGCTACGGTTCAGGCTCCGGCTTTGGGTATGGTGAGGCTAGTGGGTACGGGTCTAATGGTGGAGCGTATGCTCAGGGAGGTGGtcaaggtggtggaggaggaggtggacaaAATGGTGgctctggttctggttctggttctggttccGGGTATGGTCAAGCAGGTGGGTATGGGCCCTATGGCGGAGGGTACGCGCAGGGTAGTGGtcaaggtggaggtggtggcggtggacAAAATGGTGGTTCTGGAAGTGgatctggttctggttctgggtATGGTCAAGCCGGTGGCTATGGCCCGTATGGTGGTGGGTATGCTCAAGCAGGTGGCcaaggtggtggtggaggtggtggacAGTATGGTGGTTCTGGACAAGGTTCCGGTTCTGGTTCAGGTTATGGCCAAGCTGGTGGATATGGACCTTATGGTGGTGGATATGCTCAGGCTGGTGGtcaaggcggtggtggcggtggtgggcaAAGTGGTCCAGGTGGCAGCGGATATGGGAATGGCTCAGGAAGTGGTTCTGGATCTGCTGGTAGTGGCACTGGACACCCATAA